The segment GTCGTCCAGCTGCGAGACCTGCGGCGTCGTGTAGTACGCCCCGCTCGCGTCGCTCGGCGCGACCTCGTCCACCGTCGCCGCACAGCCCGCGATTGCCCTCGCGAGCAACGATTTGCCGCTACCCGTCGGTGCGCGGACGAGGACGACCTCGTTGCCCGCGTCGAACGCCGCCTGGATGTCTCTCAGCGCCTGTTCCTGGGCACCGCGGTAGGAGGGCGCGGGGAACTCCTCGAAGATTCGCGACGGGTCCACTCTGTACTGTGGGAGTGTTCGATGTGGTGTAAAGTCTCCGAATGAGGCTAGTGCTCGGGAGGTGCTGGTTCGGTTACTGCGACTGCTGCTGGTGTTGACGACAGTCCGTATATCCCATTTGTCGTGGGATTCACTGACGACGACAACGGCCAGAAAGCCCCGAGGCGCTCGGCTCCCGGGACCCACGCTGCGCTCCTCACTTCGTTCCGGTGCTTGCGGAGTCCGGGTTCGCCGAGCGCCTCGCCCCTTTCAGCCCCACCCACCGCAACCGCCCTCGAACCTCCCCAGCCTCCTGCGGTGCTCGCTGGCGCTGCGCTCCTCGTCCCTCGCGCGAATGGCTCACGGCCTCGCTGCGCTCGGCACGTTCGCCAGCCGCGCGCCACGGTGAAAAGTTTACAATATTTGTAAACCTTGGATGGTTCGACGACACCGTCACCAGCCACACGGCCAAGACAACCCGCGCCGCTAGGCGCGTGGTTGTCGAGGGGGAGGGCTGGTGCGGTGCGGTCGCGGTGCAGACGGGCGGGACTGAAAGGTGCGGCGGGCGACGCGAACCCCGGCGAAGCAAGGACCGCAGGTACGAGGACCGCAGCGAGCCGCGGGAGCGTCACCCGCCGGGGCTTTCTGGGTTGTGTCGTCGCGAGCTGTTTCTGCGTTTAGCGGAGCTTTCTGGCTGGATTCGTCGCCGATTCTCGCGGTTTCGGTGACCCACGCAACCACAACGACGGTTCCAACCGAGTCCGATACCGGAACGGTACACTCTTAGACGAGCACTCCCCTCACTGTGGACGTGGCACGCCACTTCGAGTATCCCTGTCCCGACTGCCGGAGCACGAACGACCTCCACGACCCGGAGTGTCGGTTCGCGGGCGTCGAGTGGCACGCGGTCGAGAAGGCGTACGCGGACGTGCTGGCGGCGCTGGCGGGCGGGGTGAAACACGAGGACGAACTGCCGTCGGTCGCGGCGGACTGGGGCGGGCTCCAGAACGCGGCGCTGGAGCACCTGCGGACGGTCCAGCGGGTCGAGGAGCACGACGGCCGGCTGGAGCTGCGCTCGCCCGACGAGTACCGCGAGCTGCTGACGACGCCGCAGTACGAGCCGGTGAAGACCGTCTACGAGTACGGCTCGGTGCCGGGCTGTCACGACAACAGCGTGTTCGCGCTGGTCGCCTACTACGAGATGGTCGGGCTCTCGTGGCCGGAGACGCGCGAGCAGGTCATCGAGTGGCTGCACGAGACGGGCACGTGGGAGCGCGGCGGCTTCGCCGAGGACTCCCCCGAGGAGCTCGTCGAGGCGAAGCGACACGTCTACGAGGCGGGCTACGGCTGGAAGCAGGCGGCACGCGAGGCGAAGGCGGTCATCGACCGGTATCGGTGAAGCGTCGGAAAAAATCGAAGCGGCTGTTCGACGGCAGTGTTACCGTGCCCGGGGGCCACCGCCACGGTTCGACGGGAAGCTCTCGGCGAACGCTTCCGCGGCGTCTTCGGTGCAGAAGAACGCCACGAAGCTGATGGCGTGCGGTGCGATGTACTCCGCGGTGACCTGACCGTCTTCGGCGACCAGTTCCTGCACTTCGAGCCCGCGCCCGGCCTTGACGACCGCGTAGACCGTGCAGTACCCGGTGTCGAAGGTGGCGGTCATGGGTTCGAACTCCTCGCCGTCCTTGTTCACGTAGCTGCCCGCCGTGTAGGAGACGAGGCTCTCGTCGCCCGTCTCGAGGACGAAGTCGTACGCGACGCACTCGTCGTCGACGGTCTCGACGCACTCGAACTCGTACTTCGCGAGCAGGCCCTCGTCCTCGCACTCGTCGCACTCGTCGCAGATCTCCGAGAGGAGGTTCCGCAGCGCGGCACCGAGCTCGCTGGAGTTCGCGACCTGCACGTAGTCCTCGGGCGCGGTCGCGATGCGGTCGCGGAGGTAGTCGTCGTCGACGCCGCTGCCGATACCGACCGCGACGATGCGGGTGCCGTCGGCCTTCGCGACCGTGGCGACCGCCTCGGTCTCGTCGCGCTCGCCGTCGGTGATGACGGCGTCGGTGCCGGTCGAGCCACCGGTGTACGCGTAGGTTTTGTCGCCGTCGCCCTCGGGGTCGAAGCCCGTCGTCGCGGTGGGAACGTAGCCGGAGACGCCGCCGACGGTGCCGTCGGCCTCGTCCTCGGGCGGGTTCGACCCGTTGCCGACGATGCCGTTCTGGTAGTTCGGCTCGCCGTCGGTCAGGAGGACGATGACCTCCTTGCCGTCGCGGCCCTGGCCGTCGAGGATGTCGTCGGCGAGGTCGAGTGCCGCGGCCATGTGGGTCCCGTTCTCGTTGGGCGGCGCGACGCCGGGGATGGCGGCCTTCATCGCGGGCCGGTTGTCGGTCGTGCCGTCCTGGGCGAGCAGGAGATACTCCTGCGTGCCGAAGTCGTAGGCCTTGCCGGTGTCGCCGAAGGTGACGACGCCGAGCTGGTTGTCGTCGTTCAGCACGTCGACGAAGCTCTCGGCACCGGATTCGATGTCGCCCCAGAGGGCGGAGCCGATGGAGCCGGAGTAGTCGAGCGCGAGCACGATGTCGAGCGTCGCGTTACAGGTGTCGATGCGTCCGTCGGTGTGCTCGTCCGCGAGCACGGTCGTGCTCGACAACGGCAGTCCCAGTCCGAAGACGCCGGTCGTCAGCGCCGTGCTCTGTAGCACGCGGCGTCGCGAGATTCCGGTTGCGGTCTTCTCTCGGTCGTCTGTGGTGGTGATCGGTGTTTCCATAGCTGGTGCTTCTCGTGCGAGGTGACGGTCCCTGACTCCCAACCCCCCGGTCGAGAATTACCTTCGAGTACGCCGTTCGAGGGCATAGTTGCGCGTTCCCTGCCGACGGTTCGTGAACCGTTCAGGGGGCCGGACGACCGTTCGTGCCATCCCGGCGACGGCCCCCACGGCTAGCGCTACGGTGACCCTACGTTCGTTCACGCTGACTCCTGTGCCCACCTCGGCGGACGACGTTGTGCTTTTCCCGGCGCGACTCCAACCCCGGCACATGACAGGGTCGTCGCCGGGCTACCGGGACGTCGTCGCGGGCGTGACCGAGGCCCACTGGCCGGTCGCGCTCGTCGCGTTCGTCCCGTTCCTCGGCTACTTCGTCGCAACCGACCAGCCGACACTGGCGCTCGCGATGGCCGCGACCGCGCTGGCGGCGGCCCACGCGTTCGTCGTCGGTATCGCGCTTGGACGAGGGGACCGGAACGTCGCGCTCGGGGTGGGCGCGCTGACAGCGGTCGTCGTCGCCGTGAGCGCCGTCGCCCTCGTCGAACTCGCCGCGGTGGTGTTCCTGTTCGGGTCGCTGGTCTGCCTCCCGGCCGCGTCACTCGGGCACGCGGCGTGGCGGCGAGCGTGAGAAAGGAGAGAGCGAGAACGGCCTCAGTCGCTCTGGATGCGCGGTGCGAGCACGAACAGGACCGAGCCCTGCCCCTCGGCGATGGGGAAGGTGATCTTGAGGGGGAACTCCGCACCGAGTTCGAGCGTGACCTCGGCGTCGGCGGGGATGGCCTTGTTCATGTCCTTCAGGTAGTCGAGGCTGAACAGGGAGCGGGCGTCGCCGGCCTGCAGGTCGATGAGCTGCTCGGTGGTGAGTTCGAGGTGGACGTCGTCGGTGTCGCCCTCCGCGTCGACGTAGAACAGCTCGTCGTCGGCGTCGACGCCGAGTGCGATGTGGTCGGAGACCATGTCGGAGGCCTTGACGGCGCGGTTGATGTCCTTGCCCTCGATGACGATCTCGGCGGAGAGGTCGAGGTCCGGGATGTCGGGCTCCTGGCGGATGCTGTCGGGGTCGATGAGCGCGAGCGTGTACTCCAGCCCGTCGATCTGGATGTGGAGCTTGCGTGTCTCCTCGTCGAGTTCGAGCTCGACGAGCTGTCCGGCGTCGGCCATCCCGGCGATGTCTTCGAGCCGGGAGAGGTTGACGCCGATGACGCCGCCGTCGGCCTCGTATGACTCGAACGCCTCGGCGGAGAGCCGCAGGTCGACCATGCCGACGTTGGCGGGGTCGACGGCGCGTATCTCGATGCCGTCTTCGTCGAGGTGGACCTTACACTCGTCCACCAGGACGCTCACGGAGTCGAGCGTCGTCTTGAGCGTCTCGGCGCTCACGATGGCCTTGAACATGTTGAATCACGCTACGAAACCGGACACTAAAAAAACACCCTTTCGGTCGCGCGAGCGCGTGTGAATCGCCCAGTCGCACGGCTCTCAGAAGTTCGTCACCGTCGCTCCCGGCCCCTCGACGGTGAGTCCGTCGAACGTCAGGTCGCCCGTCCCGAACGTCGCACCTCCCCCGGCTTTCGACCGTTTAATCCATTCAAACCCGCAGACGGCGTCCGAAACGGTTCGAACTCGACTGGACCGTCTCGGCGGTTCATATGGCCGTGAGCCCGAGCCGGGGACACGATGAATACAGAACGTATCACGCTCACGACGGTCGGCGCGGTGCTGCTGTTCGCCGCGCTGGCCGTGGTGGTGCCGTCGGTGACACTCGGCCTCGTCGAGTGGCAGCGCGCGCTGGCACTGCTGCTGTGGGCCACGACCACGCTGTTCGCGCTGACGGCGCTCGTCTGGGTCGTTCTCACCTACGTCGTCGGTGCGAACTACGAGCCGCCCGAACCCGTCCACGGCGGCGACGACGTGCAGGTCCGCATCCTCACCATCGACGCCGCGTCCGTCGTGCAGGCGACGGTCGACTCGCTCCCGGCCGAACTCGACGACGTCCACGTCGTCGCCGAGGCGGACATCGACGTCGACGGCGCGACCGTCCACGTCGTCCCCGACGGGTTCGACTGCGACGCCGTCCGGAAGGGTCGCGCCATCGAGTGGGCACGCCGCGCGCTCGACTGCGACCGCGAGTTCGTCCTCTACCTCGACGAGGACAGCCAGATGGCGTCGTTCGACGGCCTGCCCGACGCCGACGTGGTGCAGCTCCGCGAACAGCCCCGCCGGACCGGCTCCGTGCTGTCGTACCTCGCCGATGTCTACCGGATGGGCGTCCAGATCGAGCAACGCGCGTTCGCCCGCCTCTCCATCCCGCTGTTCGCGTGGGGTGGCGGCATCGCGGTCCGGGAGTCCGTCGAGCAGGAGGTCACCTGGGACCGCGAGACGCTCGTCGAGGACACCGCGTTCGTCTGGGCGGCCGCCCAGCAGGTCGAGGACCTCAGCTACGAGCTGGCGTCGACGACCTGCCGGAACGAGGCCCCGCCGTCGCTCTCCGAGATCACCCAGCAGCGCCGTCGCTGGGCTGCAGGCAACGTCGAGGCCGCGACGGGGCTCCCGCTGCGCTACCAGCTGCTCACCCGCATCCGCAACTTCGCGTGGGCGCTCTCGCCGGTGGTGACCCTCGTCGCCATCCCGCTGTCGGTGCTGGGTCTCGGTGTCGGCACCGGCGGGCTGTTCATGGTCCTCTCGTTCGGTCTCGGGCTGCTCACGCTGTTCTGGTACGCCCGTGGCCTGCAGTGCTACGGCCGGGACGAGCTGAAGTGGAGCCTCGCGCTGCCGCTCGCGCCGCTGGTCACCGTCGTCCACTCGATGGGGACCGTCGTCGGCATCCTCAACCCGCCCGGCGAGTTCCGTGTCACGGAGAAGGTGGGTGGGCGGTGAGCACGGAACGAAGGCCCTAACCGCGCTCGCGGGCTACAACAGGCAACTGACCACCCATGGCGCGCAAGGACCACTGGTACAACAAGTCGAAACAGGAGGGGTACCGCTCGCGGGCGGCGTACAAGCTCAAACAGCTCGACCGGAAGGAGGGGCTGTTCGGCCCGGGCAACACGGTCGTCGACCTCGGGGCCGCCCCCGGCGGCTGGCTGCAGGTCGCCGCCGAAGAGGTCGGCTCGCAGGGAACGGTCATCGGCGTCGACTTCCAGCGCATCAAGGCGTTCGACGAGGAGTACGACGACCGGGTCGAGACCATCCGCGGCGACATGACCGAGGAGGACACGAAGGAGCAGGTCCGCGAGGCTGCCGGGAACGAGGTCGACGTGGTGCTCTCGGACATGGCCCCGAACATGACCGGCGAGTACCAGCTCGACCACGCCCGCTCGGTCCACCTCGCCCGGCAGGCGTTCGAGACCGCGCTGGACGTGCTCGACACCGGCGGCGACTTCGCCGTGAAGGTGTTCCAGGGGCAGGACCTCGACGACCTGCGCGAGGACATCGAGGCCGAGTTCCAGTACGTCCGGACGACCACGCCCGAAGCGTCGCGCGACGAGTCCTCCGAGGTGTATCTGGTCGCCAAGCACCGGCTGACCGCGCCCGTCCGCCCCGGCGACACCATCGAGGTGACCATCGAGGACGTCGGCAGCGAGGGCGACGGCATCGCCAAGGTCGACGGTTTCACGGTGTTCGTCGACGGCGCCGACGAGGGCGAGACCGTCGAGGTCGAGGTGACCGAAGTGAAGCCCCGTTTCGGCTTCGCGAAGCCGCTGTAGCTGGTTCTCGCCGTTCTTCGCGCGTCGTCTCCTACTCGTCGTCGTCCTCCAGCCGGTCGTGACGGGCGTCTATCTCGTCGAGGATGTCGAGGTTCTTCCGGATGGACGAGCGGACGGCGTCCGAGCGGTTGACGAACTTCCCGTCGTCGCCGACGTGCTCGTCGAGGTCGTCGAGCAGTTCCTGCGGAATCTCGACGCTGATCTTGGGCATCCCACTGTCACCGTACAGAGACGGACGTGGCTATTCGGACGGCTGTACTGCGGTCGCTGTGATGTTCTGCTCCCATAGTATTCTCTGGCGAAGATGCGAATCGGACGATTAAAACGTTACTGCTTACAGGAGTTCACGTCGGTCCGGCGAACGAACGGCGTCAGATCGCCCTCGGCGGAGCCTCTCTGTGCGATGGCGTCGGTACCCTGTCGTTGCCGGAGTAACCTCACTATAATTTTCACCACGGGACGGTACCTTCGGGCAATGGAACTCGCCGTCGAACTCCGGGAGCAGGGGCGAGGAATGGCGGGCGCGCTCCTGGTCCTCGGCATCTCCTTTGCCTACACCGTCGAGAGCTGGCGGCTGGCTGCCGATATTTCGGCCGTCCACCTGCTCGGGTTCGTCGTCGCCGGCCTCGCGCTGGTCGTTCTGATCACGCGCAGTGTCGGCTTCAGATCCGACGAGGACGCCGAGTCAGGAGGGACCGATACCGGGCTGCGTCGGGACGGCGGGTCGCCCCTCTGGGTCGAGTTCACCGAGATCGTCTTTCAGAGCCTCTTCATCGGGTACGCGACGCTGGCTCTGCTCGGGGTCGTCGATCTCCGGACGCCGTTTCCTGTCGTCGTCCGAATGGGGCTGATACAGGTCGTCCCGCTCGCGGTCGGCGCGGCGCTGGCCAACGAGTTACTCAGCGGCGAGCAAGAGGAGCTCTCCGAGGCGGGGTTCCCGCAGAACCTCGGCGTGTTCGCGCTGGGGGCGATCTTCTTCGCTGCCCCCATCGCTCCGACGGGCGAAATCGGGCTGATCGCCGCACAGATCGACTGGACACGGGTCGGCGTGCTCCTCCTCGTCACAGTTAGTGTCACGTATCTGATGCTCTACGAACTCGAGTTCCGCGGCCAGTCCCGACGGCTTCAGGGTCGTTCGCGCTGGCGACAGGTCGGCCAGACCTGTATCGTCACCGTGGTGGGGCTCCTCGTCGCCTTCGGGTTGCTCGTCGCACTCGGGGGCATCGAGAGCGAACCGGTCGCGACCTGGACGCGTCGGACGGTCGTCCTCGCATTTCCCGCCGCCATCGGCGCAAGCGGCGCACGCGTGATCCTCGGATGACACCCGACGAGCAGTCCGAGACGGACGCGTCCGGTACAGACGACGACACCGCGACCGAAATCGCGGGCGGCGACCTCCTCGAGACCGGCATCATGATCGTCAGCGCCCTCCTGCTCGTTGGTCTGCTCGGGTATATCGCGTCGCAGGCAATCGTCGCGCCCACTGCCGCCGAGCCGACCGCCACCATCGACTCCGTCGAGCCGTTGCCGTCCGACAGTCCACAGGGAGGGAGCATTCGCGTGACAGTCAGTCTGGAAAACGAAGGAGAAACCGGCCTCAGTTCGGTCGAAGTAGTGGTTCGGTGCGGGAGCGTCGAGCGCTCGCTGGTTTTCACGCACGTTCCAGCCAGGGGACACCGGACCGGCACCGTCATCTGTCCTCGGGGAACGACGCCGACTGCCAACATCGCGGCCTGGATCGAAGCGTGAGCGTGCAGTCGCCGCCTGCCGTTTCCGCTCGAAGGCTCGTCGAAAGACGGGT is part of the Haloarchaeobius litoreus genome and harbors:
- a CDS encoding DUF7474 family protein; the encoded protein is MARHFEYPCPDCRSTNDLHDPECRFAGVEWHAVEKAYADVLAALAGGVKHEDELPSVAADWGGLQNAALEHLRTVQRVEEHDGRLELRSPDEYRELLTTPQYEPVKTVYEYGSVPGCHDNSVFALVAYYEMVGLSWPETREQVIEWLHETGTWERGGFAEDSPEELVEAKRHVYEAGYGWKQAAREAKAVIDRYR
- a CDS encoding vWA domain-containing protein; its protein translation is METPITTTDDREKTATGISRRRVLQSTALTTGVFGLGLPLSSTTVLADEHTDGRIDTCNATLDIVLALDYSGSIGSALWGDIESGAESFVDVLNDDNQLGVVTFGDTGKAYDFGTQEYLLLAQDGTTDNRPAMKAAIPGVAPPNENGTHMAAALDLADDILDGQGRDGKEVIVLLTDGEPNYQNGIVGNGSNPPEDEADGTVGGVSGYVPTATTGFDPEGDGDKTYAYTGGSTGTDAVITDGERDETEAVATVAKADGTRIVAVGIGSGVDDDYLRDRIATAPEDYVQVANSSELGAALRNLLSEICDECDECEDEGLLAKYEFECVETVDDECVAYDFVLETGDESLVSYTAGSYVNKDGEEFEPMTATFDTGYCTVYAVVKAGRGLEVQELVAEDGQVTAEYIAPHAISFVAFFCTEDAAEAFAESFPSNRGGGPRAR
- a CDS encoding DNA polymerase sliding clamp; the encoded protein is MFKAIVSAETLKTTLDSVSVLVDECKVHLDEDGIEIRAVDPANVGMVDLRLSAEAFESYEADGGVIGVNLSRLEDIAGMADAGQLVELELDEETRKLHIQIDGLEYTLALIDPDSIRQEPDIPDLDLSAEIVIEGKDINRAVKASDMVSDHIALGVDADDELFYVDAEGDTDDVHLELTTEQLIDLQAGDARSLFSLDYLKDMNKAIPADAEVTLELGAEFPLKITFPIAEGQGSVLFVLAPRIQSD
- a CDS encoding glycosyltransferase is translated as MNTERITLTTVGAVLLFAALAVVVPSVTLGLVEWQRALALLLWATTTLFALTALVWVVLTYVVGANYEPPEPVHGGDDVQVRILTIDAASVVQATVDSLPAELDDVHVVAEADIDVDGATVHVVPDGFDCDAVRKGRAIEWARRALDCDREFVLYLDEDSQMASFDGLPDADVVQLREQPRRTGSVLSYLADVYRMGVQIEQRAFARLSIPLFAWGGGIAVRESVEQEVTWDRETLVEDTAFVWAAAQQVEDLSYELASTTCRNEAPPSLSEITQQRRRWAAGNVEAATGLPLRYQLLTRIRNFAWALSPVVTLVAIPLSVLGLGVGTGGLFMVLSFGLGLLTLFWYARGLQCYGRDELKWSLALPLAPLVTVVHSMGTVVGILNPPGEFRVTEKVGGR
- a CDS encoding 23S rRNA (uridine(2552)-2'-O)-methyltransferase codes for the protein MARKDHWYNKSKQEGYRSRAAYKLKQLDRKEGLFGPGNTVVDLGAAPGGWLQVAAEEVGSQGTVIGVDFQRIKAFDEEYDDRVETIRGDMTEEDTKEQVREAAGNEVDVVLSDMAPNMTGEYQLDHARSVHLARQAFETALDVLDTGGDFAVKVFQGQDLDDLREDIEAEFQYVRTTTPEASRDESSEVYLVAKHRLTAPVRPGDTIEVTIEDVGSEGDGIAKVDGFTVFVDGADEGETVEVEVTEVKPRFGFAKPL
- a CDS encoding ribbon-helix-helix domain-containing protein, whose amino-acid sequence is MPKISVEIPQELLDDLDEHVGDDGKFVNRSDAVRSSIRKNLDILDEIDARHDRLEDDDE
- a CDS encoding DUF2391 family protein is translated as MELAVELREQGRGMAGALLVLGISFAYTVESWRLAADISAVHLLGFVVAGLALVVLITRSVGFRSDEDAESGGTDTGLRRDGGSPLWVEFTEIVFQSLFIGYATLALLGVVDLRTPFPVVVRMGLIQVVPLAVGAALANELLSGEQEELSEAGFPQNLGVFALGAIFFAAPIAPTGEIGLIAAQIDWTRVGVLLLVTVSVTYLMLYELEFRGQSRRLQGRSRWRQVGQTCIVTVVGLLVAFGLLVALGGIESEPVATWTRRTVVLAFPAAIGASGARVILG